The proteins below come from a single Arthrobacter sp. zg-Y1171 genomic window:
- a CDS encoding flagellar hook-length control protein FliK translates to MSVSAGMPRTAAPAASLRTAVPGSASAGVGADQFGSTFEDALAASNRAASGRDAGRDAGRDAGRDAGKAAAAPEQKAGRQAAATAPADFADAPVADEGAAVSPLQPASVMPASGSSVQPQVSAPATAFAGFAGNSLPAAASTSAGSSDSDAVDGVPAGGATSGAAATAAPSTPGGFMAAATAGAAAVVTTGAAATAVPRNTADAGTPKANAVTAFAAANVVTGGSPLPGTAATATAATAATAATAATPANAVTAGTVQADAAAPVAGLPATGGAAPASNAPAGAANSAVVPGSVPVSGAGAGNEAPLAFAAIMPAAAMPAAGTAGTADTAASAAPVPAGAAEAPAVGPAITPSPLQPQMAVSGAAAMPAAPAAAPVATPLLPQVSQPLFSLATAAQGEHVMTLSITPDNLGPVTVRAHVGAEGVRIELFAPSEAGREALRTLMTDLRRDLAGSGMNANLSLSAQDAPGEGAERRGHGTEPGSATQAPPDPERMPADPAPRTYRPGFPASASTIDFLA, encoded by the coding sequence ATGAGCGTCTCCGCAGGCATGCCGCGCACGGCCGCCCCCGCTGCTTCCCTCCGGACCGCTGTCCCGGGGTCCGCCTCCGCCGGCGTTGGTGCGGACCAGTTCGGGTCCACGTTTGAGGATGCCCTTGCCGCCTCGAACCGGGCGGCATCCGGCCGTGACGCCGGCCGTGACGCCGGCCGCGACGCTGGCCGCGACGCCGGAAAAGCTGCTGCCGCGCCGGAGCAAAAGGCTGGCCGACAGGCTGCCGCGACAGCCCCTGCAGATTTTGCCGACGCGCCCGTCGCCGACGAGGGCGCCGCGGTTTCCCCGTTGCAGCCTGCGTCCGTAATGCCCGCGTCCGGATCATCGGTGCAGCCCCAGGTTTCCGCTCCGGCAACGGCTTTTGCCGGTTTTGCGGGTAACTCCCTGCCGGCAGCAGCCTCGACCAGTGCCGGGTCCAGCGATTCCGACGCTGTTGACGGCGTTCCTGCCGGAGGAGCCACATCGGGTGCGGCAGCCACGGCCGCCCCCTCCACCCCGGGCGGTTTCATGGCCGCGGCTACTGCCGGCGCCGCCGCCGTCGTCACCACCGGGGCAGCAGCAACGGCAGTTCCGCGGAACACGGCAGACGCCGGTACCCCGAAGGCGAATGCCGTCACCGCCTTTGCTGCGGCCAACGTGGTGACCGGAGGAAGTCCCTTGCCGGGCACCGCAGCCACAGCCACAGCCGCCACCGCAGCCACAGCCGCCACCGCAGCCACGCCGGCGAACGCCGTCACCGCAGGTACCGTTCAAGCAGATGCCGCCGCACCGGTGGCAGGACTCCCGGCAACCGGCGGCGCCGCACCGGCGTCGAACGCGCCGGCCGGGGCAGCAAACAGTGCAGTGGTTCCCGGCTCCGTGCCGGTCTCCGGTGCAGGCGCCGGAAACGAGGCGCCCCTGGCCTTCGCCGCCATAATGCCCGCCGCCGCAATGCCCGCCGCCGGAACCGCCGGAACTGCCGATACTGCAGCTTCCGCCGCACCGGTTCCCGCGGGCGCAGCAGAAGCCCCGGCTGTCGGGCCGGCTATCACGCCGTCCCCGCTGCAGCCCCAGATGGCTGTCTCCGGAGCGGCCGCCATGCCGGCGGCACCGGCGGCCGCGCCCGTTGCCACCCCGCTGCTGCCACAGGTGTCCCAGCCGCTGTTTTCCCTCGCAACGGCCGCGCAGGGGGAGCACGTGATGACGCTGAGTATCACCCCGGACAACCTCGGGCCGGTCACCGTCAGGGCCCATGTGGGTGCAGAAGGCGTTCGGATCGAGCTCTTCGCTCCGTCCGAGGCCGGCCGCGAAGCGCTGCGCACCCTCATGACGGACCTGCGCCGGGACCTTGCCGGCTCGGGCATGAACGCCAACCTTTCCCTCTCCGCCCAGGACGCCCCGGGCGAGGGCGCTGAACGCCGCGGGCACGGAACGGAACCGGGTTCTGCAACGCAGGCCCCGCCCGATCCCGAGCGGATGCCGGCGGACCCGGCCCCACGCACTTACCGGCCGGGATTCCCCGCGTCGGCATCAACCATCGACTTCCTGGCCTAG
- a CDS encoding flagellar hook protein FlgE, protein MLRSLYSGISGLRSHQTMLDVTGNNIANVNTTGYKATAVQFQDTLSQLTQGATAPGANNGGGNPAQVGLGVLVSGITTNFTQGSAQATGRAEDLMINGEGYFITRQGNTSTYTRAGAFNLDGAGRLVSTDGGIVQGWTANADGTLNTGGAVGNIVLPDGAIVPAAATSEATMTGNLPSETPVGGTVVRDMDVYDANGNPSTVPLTFTRTAGGWSVSGKDATAVDLTFADGAQADANADTITVGGVAVNLTGLSSYAGVSTASVTSNGRSAGTLESFSIGKDGTVIGSFTNGAKQALARIAVATFTNSAGLEKTGNSSFTATVNSGNPVIAGPGEAGAGGIGSGMLEMSNVDLSQEFTNLIVAQRGFQANARIITTSDEVLQELTNLKR, encoded by the coding sequence ATGCTTCGCTCCCTTTACTCCGGTATCTCCGGACTCCGCTCGCACCAGACCATGCTCGACGTCACCGGCAACAACATCGCCAACGTCAACACCACGGGCTACAAGGCCACCGCCGTCCAGTTCCAGGACACCCTGTCCCAGCTGACGCAGGGCGCCACCGCGCCCGGCGCCAACAACGGCGGCGGCAACCCGGCGCAGGTGGGCCTCGGCGTCCTGGTCTCCGGCATCACCACCAACTTCACGCAGGGTTCGGCGCAGGCCACGGGCCGGGCCGAGGACCTGATGATCAACGGCGAGGGTTACTTCATCACCCGCCAGGGCAACACCTCCACCTATACCCGCGCGGGCGCGTTCAACCTGGACGGAGCCGGCCGCCTGGTCTCCACGGACGGCGGCATTGTCCAGGGCTGGACTGCCAATGCCGACGGCACCCTGAACACCGGCGGCGCAGTGGGCAACATTGTCCTGCCCGACGGCGCCATCGTCCCGGCCGCGGCCACCAGCGAAGCCACCATGACCGGCAACCTGCCCTCGGAGACCCCGGTCGGCGGCACGGTTGTACGCGACATGGACGTCTACGATGCCAACGGCAACCCCTCAACGGTTCCCCTGACGTTCACGCGTACCGCGGGCGGCTGGAGCGTTAGCGGGAAGGACGCGACAGCCGTGGACCTGACCTTTGCCGACGGCGCCCAGGCCGATGCCAACGCCGACACCATCACCGTTGGCGGCGTGGCCGTGAACCTCACCGGGCTCTCCAGCTACGCCGGTGTCAGCACGGCCTCGGTCACCAGCAACGGCCGCAGTGCGGGCACGCTGGAGTCCTTCTCCATCGGCAAGGACGGCACGGTGATCGGTTCCTTCACCAACGGTGCAAAGCAGGCCCTTGCCCGCATCGCCGTGGCCACCTTCACCAATTCGGCCGGCCTGGAGAAGACCGGCAACTCGAGCTTCACCGCTACGGTGAACTCCGGCAACCCCGTCATCGCCGGTCCCGGCGAGGCCGGTGCAGGCGGCATCGGCAGCGGCATGCTGGAAATGTCCAATGTGGACCTGTCCCAGGAGTTCACCAACCTGATCGTCGCCCAGCGCGGCTTCCAGGCCAACGCCCGAATCATCACCACCTCGGATGAAGTGCTGCAGGAACTTACCAACTTGAAGCGCTAG
- a CDS encoding motility protein A, with translation MDPATIIGLVLAFGSLYAMITLEGAHVSALLLPAPMILVFGATIAVGLAGGTFKDFILSFKSLPRAFMGKTPRPQETIDRVVLLAEKARSEGLLSLEQDAAEVEDPFLRTALQNIADGTDGEELRMLLEDEIATKTATDKIAVKFFNSLGGYGPTIGIIGTVVSLTHVLENLSTPDHLGPMIATAFVATLWGLLSANFIWLPISTRLKRLAELEADEMNLLMEGVLALQAGSQPRLLGERLRAMVPAHVLGGKADKADKSDAADKVQDAA, from the coding sequence ATGGATCCAGCAACAATTATCGGCTTAGTCCTCGCCTTCGGGTCGCTTTATGCCATGATCACCCTCGAAGGTGCCCATGTGTCCGCGCTCCTGCTGCCGGCGCCGATGATCCTCGTATTCGGCGCCACCATTGCCGTGGGCCTTGCGGGAGGAACCTTCAAGGACTTCATCCTGTCCTTCAAGTCCCTGCCCCGGGCCTTCATGGGCAAGACCCCCCGGCCGCAGGAGACCATTGACCGAGTGGTCCTGCTGGCGGAAAAGGCCCGCAGCGAAGGCCTCCTGTCCCTTGAGCAGGACGCCGCGGAGGTCGAAGATCCCTTCCTGCGCACGGCCCTGCAGAACATCGCCGACGGCACCGACGGCGAGGAGCTGCGCATGCTGCTCGAAGACGAAATCGCCACCAAGACCGCCACCGACAAGATTGCGGTGAAGTTCTTCAACAGCTTGGGCGGTTATGGTCCCACCATCGGCATCATCGGCACCGTTGTTTCGCTGACCCACGTCCTGGAGAACCTCTCCACGCCGGACCACCTGGGGCCCATGATCGCCACTGCCTTTGTGGCCACACTCTGGGGGCTGCTTTCGGCCAACTTCATCTGGCTGCCCATCAGCACCCGGTTGAAACGGCTGGCGGAGCTCGAAGCGGATGAAATGAACCTCCTGATGGAAGGTGTCCTGGCCCTGCAGGCCGGCAGCCAGCCGCGCCTGCTCGGGGAACGGCTGCGCGCGATGGTCCCGGCCCACGTGTTGGGCGGCAAAGCGGACAAGGCAGACAAGTCCGATGCCGCGGACAAGGTCCAGGACGCAGCGTGA
- a CDS encoding flagellar FlbD family protein, producing MIVLTRLNDAQFAINPDLIERIHSNPDTTLVMVDGAKYIVTESLQEVIDRIAAYRAQVISMARDIPPRVPGRPLGLVPDAFPAAPEKAPPSNAVPLRPRND from the coding sequence ATGATTGTTCTAACGCGTCTCAACGATGCTCAGTTTGCGATCAACCCTGACCTGATCGAGCGGATCCACTCCAACCCGGACACCACCCTCGTGATGGTCGACGGCGCGAAATACATCGTGACGGAGAGCCTGCAGGAAGTTATCGACCGCATTGCGGCCTACCGGGCGCAGGTGATTTCCATGGCACGCGATATCCCTCCCCGCGTTCCCGGGCGTCCCCTTGGGCTCGTGCCCGACGCTTTTCCGGCAGCCCCGGAGAAAGCTCCCCCCAGCAATGCAGTGCCCCTTCGCCCTAGGAACGACTAA
- a CDS encoding flagellar hook assembly protein FlgD, protein MPVEGVAAAGGITAGGTAVREPKQTMDSEVFMHLLVTQLRNQDPSSPMDTNQMISQTTELASMEQLTAMAKMDEENFSLQMRIAAAALIGQTVTYTNDDGVAVTGTAKSVSYAAGVPTVNINGEDVLLDRISGVVDGAADQTPDAPKAPAATA, encoded by the coding sequence GTGCCCGTAGAAGGAGTAGCGGCTGCAGGCGGCATTACCGCCGGCGGAACCGCAGTTCGAGAGCCCAAGCAAACCATGGACAGCGAGGTCTTTATGCACCTGCTGGTCACCCAGCTGCGCAACCAGGACCCCAGCTCGCCCATGGACACCAACCAGATGATCTCGCAGACCACCGAGCTGGCATCCATGGAACAGCTCACCGCCATGGCGAAGATGGACGAAGAGAATTTCTCCCTGCAGATGCGTATCGCCGCCGCTGCGCTCATCGGCCAGACCGTCACCTATACCAACGACGACGGCGTCGCCGTCACCGGAACCGCCAAATCGGTCTCCTACGCCGCCGGCGTCCCGACCGTCAACATCAACGGCGAGGACGTCCTGCTGGACCGAATCTCCGGCGTCGTCGACGGGGCAGCAGATCAAACCCCCGACGCACCCAAAGCACCCGCAGCAACCGCATAA
- a CDS encoding C40 family peptidase, producing the protein MSMTDALGRIDEIRSTLSQLSGTAAAKAAAVTTTATAAGSDAEFASTLSALTSAASAGTDTGTSGGAAADGKVLDAVQKYLGLPYIWGGNDPAQGLDCSSFVQNVYKDLGFTLPRVTWDQMNSGTEVASMADAQPGDLLFSHDGGHVAIYLGNGKAVDAPQPGQTIAIRDAWETDANLTTIRRILPTESAGAAGSAGAAGAAGLSDLVASARAAQAAMMGTAA; encoded by the coding sequence ATGAGCATGACGGACGCCCTGGGGCGGATCGACGAAATCCGAAGCACGCTGAGCCAGCTCTCCGGAACAGCAGCCGCAAAGGCGGCTGCCGTCACTACCACGGCCACGGCGGCCGGGTCGGATGCGGAGTTCGCTTCCACTCTGTCCGCGCTGACTTCTGCGGCGTCGGCGGGAACGGACACCGGCACCTCCGGCGGCGCGGCAGCGGACGGCAAGGTGCTCGACGCCGTCCAGAAATACCTTGGCCTGCCCTACATCTGGGGCGGCAACGATCCAGCGCAGGGTCTGGATTGTTCTTCCTTCGTGCAGAACGTCTACAAGGATCTCGGCTTCACCCTTCCGCGAGTCACCTGGGACCAGATGAACTCGGGGACCGAGGTCGCTTCCATGGCCGATGCACAGCCCGGGGACCTGCTCTTCAGCCACGACGGCGGACACGTTGCCATCTACCTGGGCAACGGAAAGGCAGTGGACGCGCCGCAGCCCGGCCAGACCATTGCCATCCGCGATGCATGGGAAACCGACGCCAACCTGACCACTATCCGCCGCATCCTGCCGACGGAATCCGCCGGTGCCGCCGGTAGTGCCGGCGCTGCCGGTGCCGCGGGTCTCTCCGACCTGGTGGCTTCCGCCCGCGCTGCGCAGGCGGCCATGATGGGAACGGCAGCATGA